Proteins from one Gimesia maris genomic window:
- a CDS encoding glycosyltransferase family 2 protein produces the protein MQLSIVTTLYNSSPYLIEFYERISIQAQELTNDYEIIFVNDGSPDDSLERALNLFQHDQHVRVIDLSRNFGHHKSMMTGLMHARGELVFLIDSDLEEEPELLGEFHKQFHESDVDVVYGVQKSRKGNFIEQISGNLFYRFFNLISSYPVPLNLITARLMSQRYVKALIEHKDREIFLAGLWAITGFSQQPIVVTKHFKGNSSYNIFSKISILVNSITSFSNTPLIFVFYLGILISSLAGIAAVILVIRRAFFNELLAGWPSLIVSIWFLGGLTIFCLGIIGIYLAKIFSETKQRPYTIIKDIYESAIISDEVNDNP, from the coding sequence ATGCAACTATCTATTGTTACAACACTCTATAATTCCTCCCCGTATCTCATCGAATTTTATGAGAGAATTTCGATACAGGCGCAAGAACTGACGAATGACTATGAAATAATCTTTGTTAACGACGGCTCACCTGACGATTCGCTGGAGCGTGCTCTCAATCTTTTTCAACATGACCAACATGTCAGAGTCATCGATCTTTCACGAAATTTCGGACATCATAAATCAATGATGACCGGTTTGATGCATGCCAGAGGGGAACTGGTATTTTTAATCGATTCAGATTTAGAAGAAGAACCGGAATTACTCGGTGAATTTCATAAACAGTTTCATGAATCAGATGTTGATGTGGTATATGGAGTCCAAAAATCAAGAAAAGGGAACTTTATAGAACAGATCTCTGGGAATTTGTTCTACCGATTTTTCAATTTAATCTCGAGTTACCCTGTCCCGCTGAACCTGATTACTGCCAGGTTGATGAGCCAACGATACGTTAAAGCACTCATCGAACATAAAGACAGAGAAATATTTCTGGCAGGTCTCTGGGCAATCACAGGATTTTCACAACAGCCCATTGTGGTCACGAAGCACTTCAAAGGAAATTCCAGCTATAATATTTTCAGCAAGATTTCAATTCTGGTGAATTCCATCACATCCTTCAGTAACACCCCCTTAATCTTTGTTTTCTATCTGGGAATATTGATTTCATCCCTGGCAGGTATCGCTGCTGTGATATTAGTCATCCGCAGAGCATTTTTTAACGAGCTTCTGGCGGGATGGCCCTCACTGATCGTTTCAATCTGGTTTTTAGGAGGCTTAACAATTTTTTGTCTCGGAATCATTGGTATCTATCTGGCAAAGATTTTCTCTGAAACAAAGCAACGGCCTTACACGATCATTAAAGACATCTATGAATCAGCAATTATCAGCGATGAGGTCAATGATAATCCATGA
- a CDS encoding class I SAM-dependent methyltransferase, with product MNFKNITASVEQYYSQKIKTHGISPQGVDWNSQESQFLRFDQLLKICNHHSQFSINDFGCGYGALAEYLINQNYSFQYYGYDISDLMLNQARNKFGIVNNHISFTDQISKVPESDYTVASGIFNVKQDTSTSDWESYLLATLEDISNLSRLGFAFNILTKYSDEEKMRPDLYYGDPCFLFDYCKTNFSRNVAILHDYDLYEFTVIVRT from the coding sequence ATGAATTTCAAAAATATCACTGCATCCGTGGAGCAATATTACAGCCAGAAAATAAAAACACATGGTATCTCTCCCCAGGGAGTCGACTGGAATTCGCAGGAATCACAATTTCTACGATTTGACCAGTTGCTCAAAATCTGTAACCACCATTCGCAATTTAGTATAAACGATTTTGGTTGTGGTTATGGAGCCCTTGCTGAGTACCTGATTAATCAGAACTATTCTTTTCAGTATTACGGTTATGACATATCAGATCTTATGCTGAACCAGGCCAGAAATAAATTTGGCATAGTTAACAACCATATCAGTTTTACTGATCAGATCTCAAAGGTGCCTGAATCAGATTATACGGTTGCCAGTGGCATATTCAACGTAAAGCAGGATACCAGTACGAGTGACTGGGAATCATATCTACTTGCGACTTTAGAGGATATTTCGAACCTCAGTCGCCTTGGGTTTGCATTCAACATTCTTACAAAGTATTCGGATGAGGAAAAGATGCGTCCGGATTTGTATTACGGAGATCCGTGCTTTCTGTTTGATTACTGTAAAACCAATTTTTCCAGAAATGTAGCGATTTTGCATGACTACGATTTATATGAATTCACGGTCATAGTAAGAACATAA
- a CDS encoding acetyltransferase produces MKPIIIFGAGDIAQVAHFYFTHDSTYNIKAFTVDQEFLTDSEFCGLPVFPFEEIERRYPPEEYDMFVAVSYAGINSVRADKCAKAKAKGYRLTSYVSSKATTWPDLSIGENCFILEDNTIQPYVRIGNNVTLWSGNHIGHHSTIGDNCFITSHVVISGGVNIGQNCFIGVNATLRDHINIAEKCVIGGGATIMADTQESGVYKAPKAELSKIPSYRLKGL; encoded by the coding sequence ATGAAACCGATTATTATTTTTGGCGCGGGAGATATCGCCCAGGTTGCACATTTCTATTTCACACATGACAGTACATACAATATTAAAGCCTTTACTGTTGATCAGGAATTCCTCACCGATTCAGAGTTTTGTGGTCTCCCCGTCTTTCCATTTGAAGAAATCGAAAGACGCTATCCTCCGGAAGAATATGATATGTTTGTCGCAGTCAGTTATGCAGGCATAAATTCTGTTCGCGCTGACAAATGCGCTAAAGCAAAAGCGAAAGGCTATCGATTAACAAGTTACGTGAGTTCTAAAGCAACGACCTGGCCGGATCTTTCCATTGGAGAAAATTGTTTCATTCTCGAAGACAATACCATCCAGCCGTATGTCAGAATTGGAAACAATGTAACTCTCTGGAGTGGAAATCATATCGGCCACCATTCCACCATAGGTGATAACTGCTTTATCACTTCGCATGTTGTTATTTCAGGAGGCGTAAACATCGGACAAAACTGCTTTATTGGCGTAAATGCGACACTACGCGATCATATAAACATCGCCGAGAAATGCGTGATTGGCGGCGGAGCGACAATCATGGCTGATACGCAGGAAAGTGGGGTCTATAAAGCGCCCAAAGCCGAATTGTCAAAAATCCCCAGCTACCGTTTAAAGGGATTATGA
- a CDS encoding EamA family transporter, with protein sequence MSHLYILLTILFTVYGQIIIKWQVGLAGAFPQNSIDKVHFIVKLLLNPWVLSSFACAFLAALSWMAAMTKLPLSYAYPFMSLAFVLVMFLSALFFKEPVTLAKSVGLILIVLGIIVSSQG encoded by the coding sequence ATGAGCCATCTCTATATCCTGCTCACCATCCTCTTTACAGTCTACGGCCAAATCATCATTAAATGGCAGGTTGGACTTGCGGGAGCATTTCCCCAAAACAGTATTGATAAGGTTCACTTCATAGTCAAACTATTACTCAATCCCTGGGTCTTAAGCAGTTTTGCATGTGCTTTCCTTGCAGCTCTAAGCTGGATGGCTGCCATGACCAAGCTACCTCTGAGCTATGCTTATCCGTTTATGAGCCTGGCATTTGTGCTGGTGATGTTTCTCAGCGCACTCTTTTTTAAAGAACCGGTTACACTCGCTAAAAGTGTCGGGCTGATTCTGATCGTCCTGGGAATTATTGTGAGCAGTCAGGGTTGA
- a CDS encoding DUF1559 domain-containing protein, which produces MQFRERRSRGFTLIELLVVIAIIAILIALLLPAVQQAREAARRSSCKNNLKQIGLALHNYHDAHRVFPPAAIAPGSCYCERVLDMPAGSSPLLMNHSFYQLLLPYLDLANLYNQYDFTLSTSTHVARSDGSYCGSVGPTFAGSGQLTVAKNNFPVFLCPSDPNPTKYGDYQKSSYGHVGYTTEYSLVSSYGNNTSSLKGTLGFNGSARIADIKDGTSNTMMIMEASMLLTSASYGPFWNSYRHTNVLLPVSYGINKNHPGYDKPYAWGAGSHHEGGCQMLMVDGGVRFLSENVDRLAVVQALVSIKGGEVLPEF; this is translated from the coding sequence ATGCAATTTCGAGAAAGACGAAGTCGCGGTTTTACGCTGATCGAGCTATTAGTGGTGATTGCGATTATCGCAATTTTAATTGCTCTGTTATTACCAGCTGTTCAACAGGCGCGAGAAGCTGCCCGTCGCAGTTCCTGTAAAAACAATCTGAAGCAGATTGGTCTCGCATTACATAATTATCATGATGCCCATCGAGTTTTTCCACCGGCGGCGATTGCACCGGGAAGCTGTTACTGTGAACGTGTACTGGATATGCCAGCCGGTTCCTCTCCACTGTTGATGAATCATTCGTTTTATCAGCTGCTGCTACCGTATCTCGATCTGGCAAATCTCTATAACCAGTACGATTTTACGCTGTCAACTTCAACCCATGTCGCACGCTCTGATGGAAGTTATTGTGGTTCCGTGGGACCGACGTTTGCCGGCTCGGGGCAGTTGACGGTTGCCAAAAATAACTTTCCCGTTTTTCTGTGTCCTTCTGATCCCAATCCTACCAAATATGGTGACTACCAGAAATCGAGTTACGGGCATGTAGGCTACACAACTGAGTACAGCCTGGTCTCTTCGTATGGAAATAATACAAGTAGTCTCAAAGGGACTCTGGGCTTCAACGGTTCTGCCAGAATTGCTGATATCAAGGATGGGACCAGTAATACGATGATGATCATGGAAGCCTCTATGCTGCTGACCAGTGCTTCGTATGGACCCTTCTGGAATTCCTACCGGCATACGAATGTGTTGCTGCCCGTTTCTTATGGAATCAATAAAAACCATCCGGGTTACGATAAACCTTACGCCTGGGGAGCCGGTAGTCATCATGAAGGAGGCTGCCAAATGCTGATGGTCGACGGAGGAGTTCGCTTCTTAAGTGAAAACGTAGACCGTCTTGCGGTCGTCCAGGCTTTGGTCTCCATTAAAGGCGGGGAAGTTTTACCAGAGTTTTAA
- a CDS encoding SBBP repeat-containing protein has protein sequence MKSFSSRSHLLLFLFLSSLSGPVSFSNQAFSGEKQGATSERKVLWVQQAGGKKHDKIRGMAVDQQGNCYVTGEFTETAQFADQTVTSLGNMDFVLAKYDPAGKLLWIQTAGGKDIDRGYGVAVDQAGNSYVTGHFQSPEFQIGDKILKNQGDYDYFIAKYDPQGKLLWAESAGGTGYDYGHGIAVTPEGDCYVAGSFSGDVTFGTAQTGNKKGRSLFVARYDADGMLIWSQLAGNARSQSGHQIAVDTSGNCYVCGYTTGLLELDGQQVGVDTSVQEIFLAKLSPAGKLIWSANSGGQANGLSTGVAVDHQGNCYLTGMFKNKATFGKTTLTSKGGHDIFVARINADGSPAWAYTGGGEKIDYGLGIAADQAGNCYVTGEFSDNVHFLGKHYPNLGGRDLFIARFSPDGKPEWLEIMGGDKSDLSYAIAVDKNQNCFVSGAFSPTTQYQGHDLKSQGSNDIFLIKLSQ, from the coding sequence ATGAAGTCATTCTCTTCCCGATCTCACCTGCTTCTGTTTCTTTTTCTATCGAGTCTGTCAGGGCCTGTTTCTTTTTCCAATCAGGCGTTCTCGGGAGAAAAGCAGGGGGCAACTTCGGAACGAAAGGTCCTTTGGGTACAACAGGCAGGGGGAAAGAAACACGACAAAATCCGTGGCATGGCTGTTGATCAGCAGGGGAACTGTTATGTAACGGGAGAATTTACAGAGACCGCTCAATTTGCAGATCAGACAGTCACCAGCCTGGGGAATATGGATTTTGTGCTCGCCAAATATGATCCTGCAGGCAAACTGCTCTGGATACAGACCGCCGGAGGCAAAGACATTGATCGGGGGTATGGCGTTGCCGTTGATCAGGCGGGGAACTCCTATGTCACAGGACATTTTCAAAGTCCTGAGTTTCAGATCGGCGACAAAATTCTGAAGAACCAGGGGGACTACGATTATTTCATCGCCAAATATGATCCGCAGGGAAAACTGCTCTGGGCCGAGAGTGCCGGCGGAACGGGCTATGATTACGGACATGGAATCGCTGTAACACCTGAAGGGGACTGTTATGTGGCGGGATCCTTTTCCGGGGATGTCACATTTGGTACAGCGCAAACGGGAAACAAAAAAGGGCGATCGTTGTTTGTAGCCCGCTACGATGCAGATGGAATGTTGATCTGGAGCCAACTGGCGGGCAATGCTCGCAGTCAGAGTGGACATCAGATTGCCGTCGATACCAGCGGAAACTGTTATGTCTGCGGTTATACTACGGGACTGCTGGAACTGGATGGTCAACAGGTGGGGGTCGACACGAGTGTGCAGGAAATTTTTCTGGCTAAACTGTCCCCGGCGGGAAAGCTGATCTGGTCAGCAAATTCAGGCGGACAGGCAAACGGTTTGAGTACAGGAGTTGCCGTCGATCATCAGGGCAACTGTTATCTGACGGGTATGTTTAAAAATAAAGCGACTTTTGGCAAAACGACTCTGACTAGTAAGGGCGGCCATGATATATTCGTTGCACGGATCAATGCCGATGGTTCTCCCGCCTGGGCCTATACCGGGGGCGGAGAAAAAATTGATTACGGCCTGGGCATTGCAGCAGATCAGGCAGGTAACTGTTATGTCACCGGAGAATTTTCAGACAACGTGCACTTCCTGGGAAAACATTATCCGAACCTGGGAGGTCGTGATCTGTTTATCGCCCGTTTTTCTCCCGATGGAAAGCCTGAATGGCTGGAAATTATGGGCGGTGATAAAAGCGATTTGAGTTATGCGATCGCTGTTGACAAAAATCAAAACTGCTTTGTTTCCGGTGCTTTCTCTCCGACCACTCAATATCAGGGTCATGATTTGAAAAGCCAGGGTAGTAACGATATTTTTCTGATCAAGTTGAGCCAGTAA
- a CDS encoding PSD1 and planctomycete cytochrome C domain-containing protein — MQYSATAVSLILLTIIQNPLSAGSAPAEIDYQTQIKPLLKSHCFACHGSLKQESSLRLDAGKLILKGGEIGPAIVSGKPHESLLYQVLTPDADIQMPPEGQGRRLKPDEIQLIKNWIAQGAKYPSGDQPEADPAEHWAFQPVLRPDVPQVKTKSTNPIDAFVLSRLEQAKVIPQPQAEKATLLRRVYLDLIGLPPTPAELDAYLSDARPDAWNRVIADLLARPQYGERWGRHWMDVWRYSDWYGRRGAKDMTNSYSLTWRWRDWIIRSINEDKGYDRMVLEMLAADEIAPNDRENLVATGFIVRNFYRWNYHTWLKDNVEHTGKAFLGLTMNCCECHDHKYDPITQNEYFAFRSFFEPIDLRHDRVPGEADPGIFPEYKLSVRNGPVRTGMVRIYDRHLDAKAKFYMGGLEQNVVKDKPPVEASAIAFLGGDKLDFKPVSLPATAWYPGLKPFVIQEETRKREAAYQSALKNWEQQKTQLEQELMQHESVLANILTARPEKIAAGKNDPTQTASSEINQQALQLNAEQGRRILSYEITDWKNFDSDIRIQFQLRILKDAHVNFQLSNNLTGGKTSLYVAFEAGNIISYVPGTTNPTTIGSYKSDSGNIEFNISLHLKPDQDIAQLSIHGPERSSTILNQTPIALNGWNPAVQANRGLFLDAHQGSIAEFDQILIENLSGQELLRCDFEFPDYQSGEDLPGIANWQLTRFSTGPATSQIILKSPLTEADQKWQQQVKAIQLKCDLTKATQTDLQFRRQAAEAEKTEYAARVRAAIARYIEKSDHVESLEQAACQTEWQAKLCRAESNLKSAEPALLQAKLLPDSDQERVKKLTSAQTQVTQSRAQLTAAQKPIEATSTKYTALSRIFPEQSTGKRTALARWITSRENPLTARVAVNHIWMRHFGKPLVKSVYNFGRSGAEPTHPELINWLAAEFMDHNWSIKHLHQVILTSKTYQRSSKGVPAEHPNLMQDRDNHLLWKFPTNRMEAEVVRDSIFYLAGDLDPTMYGQELEQDQGLSTNRRSLYYSHHGEAKMEFLELFDGASATDCYQRTTTVMPQQALALTNSTLAVQKGRMIAEQIWSQTTSTLPGGQRQTEFIKRAFKLILSRPASEQEQAVAAAFLSRQKSLYSAQTPNAASPVTKRDYSQPAASPEARARESLVHALFSHNDFVTIR; from the coding sequence ATGCAATACTCAGCGACTGCAGTCTCACTGATCCTGCTGACCATCATCCAGAATCCGCTCTCTGCAGGATCGGCTCCAGCTGAAATCGATTACCAGACACAGATCAAGCCACTCCTGAAGTCACACTGCTTTGCCTGTCATGGCAGTTTGAAACAGGAATCTTCATTAAGACTGGATGCAGGCAAGTTGATTCTCAAGGGAGGAGAAATCGGCCCGGCGATAGTCTCCGGTAAGCCACACGAAAGCCTGCTGTATCAGGTATTGACTCCGGATGCGGACATTCAGATGCCCCCCGAAGGACAGGGACGACGACTCAAACCAGATGAGATCCAACTGATTAAAAACTGGATTGCCCAGGGGGCAAAGTATCCCAGCGGCGATCAGCCTGAAGCCGATCCTGCAGAGCACTGGGCCTTTCAACCGGTACTCCGTCCAGATGTGCCTCAAGTCAAAACGAAATCAACAAACCCGATTGATGCCTTTGTTCTTTCGCGACTTGAACAGGCGAAGGTGATCCCACAACCCCAGGCAGAGAAGGCAACTTTGTTGCGGAGAGTCTATCTCGACCTGATCGGGCTTCCCCCCACACCCGCAGAACTGGACGCTTATCTCAGTGACGCACGACCGGATGCCTGGAACCGGGTAATCGCCGATCTGCTCGCGCGACCACAATATGGAGAACGCTGGGGACGTCACTGGATGGATGTCTGGCGTTATAGTGACTGGTACGGACGCCGTGGCGCCAAAGATATGACCAACAGTTACTCGCTGACATGGCGCTGGCGCGACTGGATTATCCGATCCATCAACGAGGATAAAGGCTATGACCGCATGGTTCTCGAAATGCTGGCGGCGGATGAGATTGCTCCCAATGATCGTGAGAATCTGGTTGCCACCGGCTTTATTGTGCGCAATTTCTACCGCTGGAATTATCACACCTGGCTGAAAGATAATGTCGAACATACCGGCAAGGCATTTCTGGGGCTGACCATGAACTGCTGCGAATGCCACGATCATAAGTATGATCCCATCACGCAAAATGAATACTTTGCCTTCCGCTCGTTTTTCGAACCGATCGATCTCCGCCATGATCGCGTGCCGGGTGAAGCTGACCCAGGAATTTTCCCTGAATATAAACTCAGTGTTCGTAATGGCCCCGTTCGCACGGGCATGGTTCGTATCTACGACAGACACCTGGATGCGAAAGCAAAGTTTTATATGGGTGGGCTGGAACAGAATGTGGTCAAAGACAAGCCGCCAGTCGAAGCCTCCGCCATCGCTTTTCTGGGGGGAGACAAGCTAGACTTCAAGCCGGTATCACTCCCTGCCACCGCCTGGTACCCGGGCCTGAAACCGTTTGTCATTCAGGAAGAGACCCGGAAACGCGAGGCCGCTTACCAGAGTGCTCTCAAAAACTGGGAACAGCAGAAAACACAATTGGAACAGGAGTTGATGCAGCACGAGTCTGTGCTGGCGAATATACTGACAGCCAGGCCAGAAAAAATCGCTGCCGGAAAAAACGATCCGACGCAAACGGCTTCATCAGAGATTAACCAGCAGGCCCTGCAACTCAATGCCGAACAGGGACGCCGGATACTCTCTTATGAAATCACTGACTGGAAGAACTTCGATTCCGATATTCGGATTCAGTTTCAGCTTCGTATTTTGAAGGATGCCCATGTTAATTTTCAGTTGTCCAACAATTTAACCGGTGGCAAAACCAGTCTCTACGTCGCGTTTGAAGCGGGTAATATCATTTCGTATGTCCCGGGCACAACGAATCCTACGACCATTGGTTCCTATAAAAGTGATTCCGGTAACATTGAATTTAATATTAGTCTTCATCTGAAACCAGATCAGGACATTGCGCAGCTATCGATCCACGGACCGGAAAGGTCAAGCACGATTCTCAATCAGACGCCAATCGCACTGAATGGCTGGAATCCGGCGGTCCAGGCGAATCGAGGACTCTTCCTTGATGCACACCAGGGAAGCATTGCGGAGTTTGATCAGATTCTCATTGAGAATCTGAGTGGACAGGAATTGCTGCGCTGTGATTTCGAATTCCCGGATTATCAGTCAGGAGAGGATCTCCCCGGAATCGCGAACTGGCAACTCACGCGTTTCAGTACCGGTCCTGCCACATCACAGATCATCCTGAAGTCTCCACTGACGGAAGCGGATCAAAAATGGCAACAGCAGGTTAAGGCCATTCAACTGAAATGTGATCTTACCAAAGCAACTCAGACCGATTTACAATTCAGACGACAAGCAGCTGAAGCCGAAAAAACGGAGTACGCTGCAAGAGTGCGCGCTGCAATCGCTCGCTATATTGAGAAATCTGACCATGTTGAATCACTGGAACAGGCTGCCTGTCAAACTGAATGGCAGGCCAAACTCTGCCGGGCAGAATCAAACCTGAAATCAGCCGAACCCGCATTACTGCAGGCTAAATTACTACCGGATTCAGACCAGGAACGAGTGAAGAAGCTTACATCCGCGCAAACACAGGTCACCCAGAGTCGAGCGCAACTGACTGCCGCACAAAAACCCATCGAAGCAACTTCAACCAAATACACGGCACTCAGCCGGATTTTCCCCGAACAGAGTACCGGAAAACGGACTGCACTCGCCCGCTGGATTACCAGCCGCGAAAACCCGTTAACCGCGCGGGTTGCCGTGAATCACATCTGGATGAGGCACTTTGGCAAGCCCCTGGTCAAATCAGTTTATAATTTTGGCCGCAGTGGAGCAGAACCGACTCATCCCGAATTGATCAACTGGCTGGCGGCCGAGTTCATGGATCATAACTGGAGCATCAAGCATCTACATCAAGTCATTCTTACCAGTAAGACTTATCAACGTAGTTCGAAAGGCGTGCCGGCAGAACATCCTAACCTTATGCAAGACAGGGACAATCACCTGCTCTGGAAATTTCCCACGAACCGTATGGAAGCAGAAGTCGTACGGGACAGCATCTTTTATCTTGCCGGCGACCTTGACCCGACTATGTATGGCCAGGAACTCGAACAGGATCAGGGTCTGAGCACTAACCGTCGCAGTCTGTATTATTCGCATCATGGCGAGGCCAAAATGGAATTTCTGGAACTGTTTGACGGTGCCAGTGCAACAGACTGTTATCAACGGACAACCACCGTCATGCCTCAACAGGCACTGGCGTTAACCAATAGTACTCTTGCCGTGCAAAAAGGCCGAATGATCGCCGAGCAAATCTGGTCTCAAACAACCTCCACACTACCGGGAGGCCAGCGGCAGACTGAGTTTATCAAACGGGCATTCAAACTGATCTTATCTCGCCCCGCCAGTGAACAGGAGCAGGCAGTGGCAGCTGCATTTTTGTCACGCCAGAAATCTCTCTATTCCGCTCAAACACCAAACGCCGCATCTCCCGTTACAAAACGCGATTATTCTCAACCAGCGGCATCCCCCGAAGCCCGTGCGCGAGAGAGTCTGGTCCACGCATTATTCAGTCATAACGATTTTGTCACGATCCGTTGA
- a CDS encoding DUF1501 domain-containing protein, with the protein MKHFITPQCRQIQRRTFLADLGFGATGMALSSLLGQEIRAETNSAPTGGPHFTPKAKSVIWVFLSGGYSQMETFDPKPELNKYAGKTFSDTIYPDPFKDPRYQARARSVVQVKREHSQIMPMQVGFRKQGESGIEITDWWPHLSTCVDDISFVRSMYTTDNDHAAEFQIHHGRHKLDQKEPVVGSWLSYGLGSLNKNLPEYVFLGSYTDTRVKENFNPDYLGPKYMGVELSLDPKNPLPFGTRPESILQQEQANQYQLINELNQLAAVEYPTDEKLRARINSYELAFRMQNSVPEALELTEETQETQQLYGIDEKETSVYGRRLLAARRLAERGVRFTQVYLSGYGEWDSHQNLKENHTRSCKRVDKPIAGLLKDLKRRGMWEDTVVVFCTEFGRTPAVESRGNTKMPSGRDHHPHGFTVWFAGAGIKQGYVHGATDELGFHAVESPHYVTDIHATLYHLLGLDPHRLDIPGRKRLEIDHGQPILDIIA; encoded by the coding sequence ATGAAACACTTCATCACACCACAATGCAGGCAGATTCAGCGCCGCACTTTTCTGGCGGATCTGGGTTTTGGGGCTACGGGTATGGCATTAAGCAGTCTGCTCGGGCAGGAAATACGGGCGGAAACCAATTCTGCCCCCACTGGAGGACCACATTTTACTCCAAAAGCAAAATCAGTCATCTGGGTTTTCCTGTCAGGCGGTTACAGCCAGATGGAAACGTTTGACCCGAAACCGGAACTGAATAAATATGCTGGTAAAACCTTTTCAGACACGATATATCCCGATCCCTTTAAAGACCCGCGCTATCAGGCACGCGCCCGCTCGGTAGTGCAGGTAAAACGCGAACATTCCCAGATCATGCCGATGCAGGTTGGATTCAGAAAACAGGGAGAATCCGGAATTGAAATCACCGACTGGTGGCCGCACCTGTCGACGTGTGTCGATGACATCTCTTTTGTGAGATCCATGTACACAACAGACAACGACCATGCGGCTGAATTTCAGATCCACCATGGACGTCACAAACTGGATCAGAAAGAGCCGGTCGTCGGTTCATGGCTCAGTTATGGACTGGGCAGCCTCAACAAGAATTTACCCGAATATGTTTTTCTCGGTTCGTACACTGACACTCGCGTGAAAGAAAACTTCAATCCGGATTATCTCGGGCCCAAATATATGGGTGTAGAACTCTCACTCGATCCGAAAAACCCACTCCCTTTCGGTACGCGTCCGGAATCGATTCTACAACAGGAGCAAGCGAATCAATATCAGCTGATCAACGAGCTCAATCAGTTGGCTGCAGTAGAATATCCGACCGATGAAAAACTACGCGCCCGCATCAATTCCTACGAACTGGCGTTTCGTATGCAGAACTCCGTACCTGAAGCATTGGAGCTGACAGAAGAAACTCAGGAGACACAACAACTGTATGGCATTGATGAAAAAGAGACCTCTGTTTATGGACGTCGCCTGCTGGCAGCGCGACGCCTGGCGGAACGGGGCGTGCGTTTTACACAGGTTTATTTGAGCGGGTACGGTGAATGGGATTCGCATCAGAACCTCAAAGAAAACCACACCCGTTCCTGTAAACGCGTTGACAAACCGATTGCCGGACTCTTAAAAGACCTTAAACGTCGCGGGATGTGGGAAGACACTGTCGTCGTTTTCTGTACCGAGTTTGGACGTACACCGGCTGTGGAATCACGTGGAAACACAAAGATGCCCAGTGGTCGAGATCATCACCCCCATGGATTCACGGTCTGGTTTGCCGGCGCAGGTATCAAACAGGGTTACGTACACGGCGCCACAGATGAGCTTGGCTTTCATGCGGTCGAATCACCGCACTACGTCACCGACATTCATGCCACCCTGTATCACCTGCTAGGCCTTGATCCGCATCGACTGGATATCCCTGGTCGCAAACGACTGGAAATCGATCATGGCCAACCGATCCTGGATATTATCGCCTGA